The following coding sequences lie in one Maribacter forsetii DSM 18668 genomic window:
- a CDS encoding carboxylesterase family protein, producing the protein MKNKHFLFLFLLIICNTITSAQDVNLFEKKELIIAKDTLRYRILYPENFDVEKTYPLVLFLHGAGERGNDNEKQLTHGSALFLDQNNRTKFPAIVIMPQCEIDDYWAQVEVDRSKYPVQLDFQFKKGPTKAMEMVLQLLKNYQKESFVNKNQTYAMGLSMGGMGTYELLARQPDRFAAAIAICGAGDPKYVANYAKKIPVWAFHGAKDNVVDPLRSMEMVTALLNEEAFPRLTLYDFANHNSWDSAFAEPELLPWLFSNAINQE; encoded by the coding sequence ATGAAAAATAAACACTTTCTTTTTCTCTTTTTACTAATTATTTGCAACACCATAACTTCTGCGCAAGATGTCAATTTATTCGAAAAGAAAGAATTGATTATTGCAAAAGACACGTTGCGATATAGAATTCTATATCCAGAAAACTTTGATGTAGAAAAAACATATCCGCTAGTACTATTTTTACATGGTGCAGGTGAACGAGGTAATGATAACGAAAAGCAACTAACGCACGGCAGCGCTCTTTTTCTAGATCAGAATAACAGAACGAAATTCCCTGCGATTGTAATTATGCCCCAATGTGAAATAGATGATTATTGGGCACAGGTAGAAGTTGATCGTAGCAAATACCCCGTACAGTTAGATTTTCAATTTAAAAAAGGACCTACCAAAGCAATGGAAATGGTCTTGCAATTACTGAAAAACTACCAAAAAGAAAGCTTTGTAAATAAAAACCAAACTTATGCCATGGGTCTCTCCATGGGCGGTATGGGAACATATGAACTTTTAGCAAGGCAACCAGATCGTTTTGCTGCTGCCATAGCAATATGCGGTGCAGGTGATCCTAAATACGTAGCTAACTACGCGAAAAAAATACCCGTTTGGGCGTTTCACGGTGCAAAAGATAATGTTGTAGATCCATTACGTTCTATGGAAATGGTTACGGCACTACTGAATGAGGAAGCTTTCCCCCGGCTTACCTTATATGATTTTGCAAACCATAATAGTTGGGATTCTGCCTTTGCAGAACCAGAATTATTACCATGGCTATTCTCGAATGCTATTAACCAAGAGTAA